A section of the Streptomyces sp. NBC_01591 genome encodes:
- a CDS encoding ornithine carbamoyltransferase, whose protein sequence is MRNLISLADLTPAELDHIVRRAASFGRDGIVPKPLAGRQVGLYFRKSSTRTRTSFWSAATRLGADVITFGPNELQLTTGETVEDTARVLGQYLDALVVRTNGDVEEIRRLGSSEDLAVVNALSLDEHPTQAIADLATLTEEFGSLDGLHLLAVGEGNSSGAALALAAALTPGLRLTLLCPRGYEVPKETLDLAAELSGGKALVSQVVSADEVEGPVDAVYTSRWQTMGVTKENPDWLRDFDGFQINRAFLDRFAGPRTVFLHDLPAVRGEEVTDEVLDGPSSRAWRQAHHKMTAAAAVLEWCVRGVQD, encoded by the coding sequence ATGCGCAACCTGATTTCCCTCGCCGACCTCACGCCCGCCGAGCTGGACCACATCGTCCGGCGCGCCGCCTCGTTCGGCCGCGACGGCATCGTGCCGAAGCCGCTGGCGGGACGCCAGGTCGGTCTCTACTTCCGCAAGTCCTCGACCCGGACCCGTACTTCCTTCTGGAGCGCGGCGACCCGCCTCGGCGCCGATGTGATCACCTTCGGTCCGAACGAGCTGCAGCTCACCACCGGCGAGACGGTCGAGGACACCGCCCGGGTCCTCGGGCAGTACCTGGACGCCCTCGTCGTACGCACCAACGGGGACGTGGAGGAGATCCGCCGGCTCGGCAGCAGCGAGGACCTGGCCGTCGTCAACGCCCTGAGCCTGGACGAGCACCCGACCCAGGCCATCGCCGATCTCGCCACGCTGACCGAGGAGTTCGGCTCGCTCGACGGTCTGCACCTGCTCGCCGTCGGCGAGGGCAACAGCTCGGGCGCGGCCCTCGCACTCGCCGCCGCCCTCACCCCCGGCCTGCGCCTCACCCTGCTGTGCCCGCGGGGGTACGAGGTACCCAAGGAGACCCTGGACCTGGCGGCCGAACTCAGCGGCGGCAAGGCCCTGGTGAGCCAGGTCGTGTCGGCCGACGAGGTCGAGGGACCGGTGGACGCGGTGTACACCAGCCGGTGGCAGACCATGGGCGTGACGAAGGAGAACCCCGACTGGCTCAGGGACTTCGACGGCTTCCAGATCAACCGAGCCTTCCTGGACCGCTTCGCCGGCCCACGCACCGTCTTCCTGCACGACCTGCCCGCGGTACGCGGCGAGGAGGTCACCGACGAGGTGCTCGACGGCCCGTCGAGCCGGGCCTGGCGGCAGGCCCACCACAAGATGACCGCCGCCGCGGCGGTCCTGGAGTGGTGCGTACGCGGCGTCCAGGACTGA
- a CDS encoding helix-turn-helix domain-containing protein, translating into MNSQPAPGLDVLLQNARRRAGLTQEQLAGLSTVSVRAIRDLELGRVQHPRRETLKLLANAMRLSDARRVELELAVDAKAAGRVFQDIYGAGLATPPPPLRPLIGRRPELEALTARLRTDHERLLTLVGLPGAGKSRLAQEAASVIHARDRVPVLWVSLDNTADTTGSAPGTPQSTVTGWVRALVRDGEEFEELAALIGSKATLIVLDGYDPSPSVTPRLLSLLRACERLKILTTTDRPVQLPGGRLLPLAPLAVPTAADLAVDAVGGSLVADRHAVELTLSHVSYMRPDFLPTDSVVTTVAHICRALDGMPQALEAAASWLLLYSPQQLLDIARTTPLVLLDGVTPADPAAGPTLSERLTAAVTGLDPQAAALLRTLATLEDPWTVDGAARACGTSLAGTARDVHALLVRGLIRRLPTTAGDPVGFTVLNLVRAVLDAEQETEQETEQETVPAALAVALSE; encoded by the coding sequence ATGAATTCCCAGCCCGCACCCGGGCTCGACGTTCTGCTGCAGAATGCGCGCCGGCGGGCGGGACTCACTCAGGAACAGCTCGCCGGACTTTCCACGGTGAGCGTACGAGCCATTCGCGACCTGGAACTGGGGCGGGTCCAGCACCCGCGCAGGGAAACGCTGAAGCTCCTCGCCAATGCCATGAGACTGAGCGACGCGCGGCGCGTCGAGCTCGAACTCGCCGTCGATGCAAAGGCAGCGGGGCGTGTCTTCCAGGACATCTACGGAGCGGGCCTCGCCACACCACCCCCTCCGCTGCGCCCGCTGATCGGACGGCGTCCGGAACTGGAAGCGCTGACAGCCCGGTTGCGCACGGATCACGAGCGGCTGCTGACTCTGGTGGGTCTGCCGGGAGCGGGAAAGTCGCGGCTTGCCCAGGAGGCTGCCTCGGTGATCCACGCCAGGGACCGGGTTCCGGTGCTGTGGGTCTCCCTGGACAACACGGCCGACACCACCGGATCGGCCCCCGGCACCCCTCAGTCGACCGTGACCGGGTGGGTGCGCGCACTCGTCCGGGACGGTGAGGAATTCGAGGAACTGGCCGCGCTCATAGGGTCCAAGGCGACCTTGATCGTCCTGGATGGTTACGATCCGTCACCATCCGTCACCCCTCGCCTGCTGAGTCTGCTGCGCGCCTGCGAGCGCCTGAAAATACTCACCACCACCGACCGGCCGGTCCAGCTGCCCGGTGGGCGGCTGCTGCCACTGGCCCCACTCGCGGTGCCGACCGCCGCCGATCTCGCCGTCGACGCGGTGGGCGGCTCCCTCGTCGCGGACCGGCACGCCGTCGAGCTGACGCTCTCCCATGTCAGTTACATGCGGCCCGACTTCCTCCCCACCGACTCCGTCGTCACCACCGTGGCCCATATCTGCCGGGCCCTGGACGGCATGCCGCAGGCGCTGGAAGCCGCGGCCTCGTGGCTGCTGCTGTACTCCCCCCAGCAACTCCTGGACATCGCCCGCACCACACCGCTGGTCCTGCTCGACGGGGTCACGCCCGCCGATCCCGCCGCCGGCCCCACCCTGAGCGAGCGGCTCACCGCCGCCGTGACCGGGCTCGACCCGCAGGCCGCCGCCCTGCTCCGCACACTGGCGACGCTGGAGGACCCGTGGACGGTGGACGGCGCCGCGCGTGCCTGCGGCACCTCCCTGGCCGGGACCGCCCGTGACGTGCACGCCCTGCTGGTCCGCGGCCTGATCCGCCGGCTCCCCACCACGGCGGGCGACCCGGTCGGCTTCACCGTGCTCAATCTGGTCCGCGCGGTGCTCGACGCGGAGCAGGAGACGGAGCAGGAGACGGAGCAGGAGACGGTGCCCGCCGCTCTCGCCGTCGCCCTGAGCGAGTGA
- a CDS encoding AfsR/SARP family transcriptional regulator — MLPVSRLVEAAWDEEPPTTAPHQVRKAVADLRRRIPGGAEVLVTDGPGYRVAQEQCEIDVAEFGLLIRKAKLAASDGRTAEAAEILRGALALWRGPVLSGGGGPVIEAASTSIEERRLTAAEQLFELHLALGEAAELVVELRELVQQHPLRESLRGQLMIALYRSGRQAEALDEYGKVRELLAEELGIDPGPNLTKLYEGILRESPELAGPEPAAAPVVAVALPAEPPSTLPYDLADFTGRDRELAEILRGAEAGGEQGPQIVAIDGMGGCGKTSLAVRAAHRLAPEYPDGQLHIDLRGYTPGDQPVTAGIALDSLLRAVGVPGNLIPDDVPARTALWRATLVGKRLLILFDNAADAAAIRPLLPVSPGSLVMVTSRARLVDLDGARWISIGVMPPEDSAMLVAETLGAQRVAAEPEAAEEIARLCGHLPLALRIATARLRNRPRWTLQYLAERLRDETRRLDELSSGARSVSATLRLSYQALDEECRNAFSTLALHPGSEMDVHAAGALLGSGAREAEDLLEMLLDVHLVQQPEIGLYTFHDLVRSFAHSLLVESPDDSEAVERLLGYYLTATEVACDLLYSGRRRRSTGIEPSTAELPGLGTPEQARNWFLREQSSLLAAVTLAERRGHDRYVVCLARNLVFQLNDLGLLEEFGELSRVAVAAAGRLQDLALLGVSLSNLGVACWKLGRLSEGLEAARKSRDVAVQLGDLHTQAHSESILGQFNSLLGDFSASLGHMETAIAHERDLDMPRAEAESLTILSTLYEQWGRYEEARDAARRSAELSRQLGQHEGLPGAITDLAFAHVGLGAYEEADRCLAEARALYGDAGNEVNLALTLALSADVENRLGKPPRVPDQAELALDLMRTNSSPLRRAKVENVVGRLRRRQGDMAAALALHTHAHELASSLSYRIEQAYALAGMADALGDTPDAARYLAEAEQLFAEMGVPAEHRRS, encoded by the coding sequence GTGCTTCCGGTTTCCCGGCTGGTCGAGGCGGCCTGGGACGAGGAACCGCCGACGACGGCACCGCACCAAGTACGCAAGGCAGTTGCGGATCTCCGAAGACGGATACCCGGCGGTGCCGAAGTTCTCGTCACCGACGGACCCGGCTATCGCGTCGCCCAGGAACAATGCGAAATCGACGTGGCCGAATTTGGCCTACTGATACGCAAAGCGAAGCTCGCTGCATCCGACGGCCGTACGGCCGAGGCCGCCGAGATATTGCGCGGCGCCCTCGCACTCTGGCGGGGACCTGTTCTGTCGGGCGGCGGCGGTCCGGTCATCGAGGCGGCGTCGACCTCCATCGAGGAGCGCCGGCTGACCGCGGCGGAACAGCTCTTCGAACTCCACCTCGCACTCGGCGAGGCCGCCGAACTCGTCGTCGAACTGCGGGAACTGGTCCAGCAGCACCCCTTGCGCGAGTCCCTGCGCGGCCAGTTGATGATCGCCCTGTACCGGTCCGGGCGGCAGGCCGAGGCCCTGGACGAGTACGGCAAGGTGCGCGAGCTCCTCGCCGAGGAACTCGGCATCGATCCCGGCCCCAACCTGACCAAGCTGTACGAGGGAATCCTGCGGGAGAGCCCCGAACTGGCCGGACCCGAGCCGGCGGCCGCCCCGGTGGTGGCCGTGGCGCTGCCCGCGGAACCCCCCAGCACCCTCCCGTACGACCTCGCGGACTTCACCGGCCGGGACCGGGAACTGGCCGAGATCCTGCGTGGCGCCGAGGCCGGCGGCGAGCAGGGACCCCAGATCGTGGCGATCGACGGCATGGGCGGCTGCGGCAAGACCTCGCTCGCGGTGCGCGCCGCGCACCGGCTCGCACCGGAGTACCCGGACGGTCAACTCCACATCGACCTGCGCGGATACACGCCGGGCGACCAGCCGGTAACCGCGGGCATCGCGCTCGACAGTCTGCTGCGGGCCGTCGGCGTCCCGGGCAACCTCATCCCCGACGACGTACCCGCCCGCACGGCTCTGTGGCGTGCCACCCTGGTCGGCAAGCGGCTGCTGATCCTCTTCGACAACGCGGCCGACGCCGCCGCCATCCGTCCGCTGCTGCCCGTCTCCCCCGGCAGCCTCGTCATGGTCACCAGCCGGGCCCGCCTGGTCGATCTGGACGGCGCCCGGTGGATCTCCATCGGAGTGATGCCGCCCGAGGACAGCGCGATGCTGGTGGCCGAGACGCTCGGTGCCCAGCGCGTCGCCGCCGAGCCCGAGGCGGCCGAGGAGATCGCCCGGCTCTGCGGCCACCTCCCCCTCGCCCTGCGGATCGCCACCGCCCGGCTGCGCAACCGCCCGCGCTGGACCCTCCAGTACCTGGCGGAACGGTTGCGCGACGAGACCCGAAGGCTCGACGAGCTCAGCTCGGGCGCCCGCAGCGTCTCCGCCACCCTGCGCCTGTCCTACCAGGCCCTGGACGAGGAGTGCCGGAACGCGTTCTCGACGCTGGCGCTGCACCCGGGCAGCGAGATGGACGTCCACGCGGCCGGTGCGCTGCTCGGCTCCGGCGCCCGGGAGGCGGAGGACCTGCTGGAGATGCTGCTCGACGTCCATCTCGTGCAGCAGCCGGAGATCGGCCTCTACACCTTCCACGACCTGGTCCGCAGCTTCGCGCACAGCCTGCTCGTCGAGTCCCCCGACGACTCCGAGGCGGTGGAGCGGCTGCTCGGCTACTACCTGACCGCCACCGAGGTGGCGTGCGATCTCCTCTACTCCGGGCGGCGCCGGCGCAGTACCGGTATCGAGCCCTCCACGGCGGAACTGCCCGGCCTGGGCACCCCCGAGCAGGCGCGGAATTGGTTCCTGCGCGAGCAGAGCTCGCTCCTCGCGGCCGTCACGCTCGCCGAGCGCAGGGGGCACGACCGCTATGTGGTGTGCCTGGCCCGCAATCTCGTCTTCCAGCTCAACGACCTCGGGCTCCTGGAGGAGTTCGGCGAGCTGAGCCGGGTCGCGGTCGCCGCGGCCGGCCGGTTGCAGGACCTGGCACTGCTGGGAGTGAGCCTGTCCAACCTCGGCGTCGCCTGCTGGAAGCTCGGCCGTCTCTCCGAGGGCCTCGAAGCCGCCCGCAAGAGCCGGGACGTCGCGGTCCAGCTCGGCGACCTGCACACCCAGGCCCACAGCGAGAGCATCCTCGGCCAGTTCAACAGTCTGCTCGGCGACTTCTCCGCGTCCCTGGGCCACATGGAGACGGCGATCGCACACGAACGCGACCTGGACATGCCGCGCGCGGAGGCCGAGAGCCTGACCATCCTCAGCACGCTCTACGAACAGTGGGGGCGGTACGAGGAGGCTCGGGACGCGGCCCGGCGTTCGGCCGAACTGAGCCGGCAGCTGGGGCAGCACGAAGGACTTCCCGGAGCCATCACCGACCTCGCCTTCGCCCATGTCGGCCTGGGTGCGTACGAGGAGGCCGACCGCTGCCTGGCGGAGGCCCGCGCACTGTACGGGGACGCCGGCAACGAGGTGAACCTCGCGCTGACCCTGGCGTTGTCCGCCGATGTGGAGAACCGGCTGGGAAAGCCTCCCCGCGTCCCGGACCAGGCGGAGCTCGCCCTCGACTTGATGCGGACGAACTCCTCGCCCCTGCGCCGGGCCAAGGTGGAGAACGTGGTGGGCCGACTGCGCCGCCGGCAGGGCGACATGGCGGCGGCGCTCGCGCTGCACACCCATGCCCACGAGCTCGCCTCGTCCCTCAGCTATCGCATCGAGCAGGCCTACGCCCTCGCGGGCATGGCCGACGCCCTCGGGGACACGCCGGACGCGGCGCGGTACCTGGCGGAGGCCGAACAGCTCTTCGCCGAGATGGGCGTTCCGGCGGAGCACCGGCGCAGCTGA
- a CDS encoding MFS transporter encodes MGPFLLVWSGQAVSLAGSAAVRFAFIVEVWSAGGNATAVTILSLCAMLPQALFSPIAGAIVDRIPKRTALRIADAGGLLVVGTLALLHYLGAFQAWQVYPATVLLGVCAAFQFPALSSAVPLLVRKDQLDRTNGLLAGAKSAAGIGGPALGGLLVALFGIGPTLLVDLASYAFALIGIQLVRFNGDRVAKATTDAPRRRITADAVEGLRYLFRVPSLRDLIVNFCVVNLVMVFGFALISPMVLLRAGNGALAAVNTSVGVGGVAGALLMAAWGGPANRGRGMMLGVVGMCLSGLVVMGLVGSVTGWCLAILVGALLMTVVNASMQTIVQTKVPHEWHGRVFGAVMFLSQISVPLAMAVSGPLADHVFEPLAAEGSGLFTGLGPLVGDGPGSGMSAMLFLAGIGGTAVALWGLASRSIRDIDVLLPDLDAPQEPVEQGEHQGGERDEVRA; translated from the coding sequence ATGGGGCCCTTCCTCCTCGTCTGGTCCGGTCAGGCGGTATCCCTGGCGGGAAGCGCGGCGGTCCGGTTCGCCTTCATCGTCGAGGTGTGGTCGGCCGGCGGGAACGCGACAGCCGTCACCATCCTGTCGCTGTGCGCCATGCTGCCGCAGGCCCTGTTCAGTCCCATTGCGGGTGCAATCGTCGACCGGATACCCAAGCGCACCGCGCTCCGGATAGCCGACGCCGGCGGGCTCCTCGTCGTGGGCACCCTGGCCCTGCTCCACTACCTCGGCGCGTTCCAGGCCTGGCAGGTCTATCCGGCCACCGTGCTGCTCGGCGTCTGTGCCGCCTTCCAGTTCCCGGCCCTGTCCTCGGCCGTTCCCCTCCTCGTCCGCAAGGACCAACTGGACCGCACCAACGGCCTGCTGGCCGGCGCGAAGAGTGCCGCCGGGATCGGCGGCCCCGCGCTGGGCGGTCTGCTCGTCGCGCTCTTCGGGATCGGCCCGACGCTCCTGGTCGACCTGGCGAGCTACGCGTTCGCCCTCATCGGCATCCAGCTCGTGCGCTTCAACGGCGACCGGGTGGCGAAGGCCACCACCGACGCACCGCGCCGACGGATCACCGCCGATGCGGTCGAGGGGCTGCGCTACCTGTTCCGGGTACCCAGCCTGCGCGACCTGATCGTCAACTTCTGTGTCGTCAACCTCGTCATGGTCTTCGGCTTCGCCCTCATCTCGCCGATGGTGCTGCTCCGGGCCGGCAACGGCGCACTCGCCGCGGTCAACACCTCGGTCGGCGTCGGCGGAGTGGCCGGCGCCCTGCTCATGGCGGCCTGGGGCGGACCCGCGAACCGGGGCCGGGGCATGATGCTCGGCGTGGTCGGCATGTGTCTGTCCGGCCTGGTGGTGATGGGCCTGGTGGGCAGCGTGACCGGCTGGTGCCTGGCGATCCTGGTCGGCGCCCTGCTCATGACCGTGGTCAACGCGTCGATGCAGACGATCGTGCAGACCAAGGTCCCCCACGAGTGGCACGGCCGGGTCTTCGGCGCGGTGATGTTCCTGTCGCAGATCTCCGTGCCCCTGGCCATGGCGGTCTCCGGACCGCTCGCCGACCACGTCTTCGAACCGCTGGCCGCCGAGGGCTCCGGGCTCTTCACCGGGCTCGGTCCCCTCGTCGGCGACGGTCCGGGCAGCGGCATGTCGGCGATGTTGTTCCTCGCCGGCATCGGCGGGACCGCGGTCGCCCTCTGGGGACTCGCCAGCCGCTCGATCAGGGACATCGACGTCCTGTTGCCCGACCTCGACGCACCTCAGGAGCCGGTCGAGCAGGGCGAGCACCAGGGAGGTGAGCGGGATGAGGTGCGTGCATGA
- a CDS encoding amino acid adenylation domain-containing protein, protein MRCVHELFEEQAARTPGATALIHGGERIDYAGLDERAARLAGLLAARGIRAGDTVGVYLERSTALVVTVLGILKAGAGYVMLDPGFPAERLRAMAEDAGAALVVSARDAAPGMLDVAQVHIEDVHGAQPLPRGAVPVRPDDIACVMFTSGSTGRPKGIASTHHALTATLTGQTFASFGPGAVWLQCAPLSWDAFALELWGPLMNGGTCVLHPGQRPEPFVMARLVAEHGITSMYLSASLFNVIVDEYPQVMDGLRELVVGGEALSAPHAARALERRPDLRLSNGYGPVECMIFLTVHPVSAAELGAGPVPIGRPLAGKRLHILDEELRPVPDGRTGEIYAAGAGVARDYRGRPALTAERFVAAPSGERVYRTGDLGRRRADGVLEYLGRADSQVKIRGFRVEPGEVESVLARHPGIDRAAVVAHEHPAGDRQLTAYVVPRGSARQDFREAELRAYARGVLADYLVPAVFVPVDALPLTPSGKLDRAALPEPGPATAPAGRASVSGTVAALCELFAQVLHTDRVGPDDDFFALGGHSLLAARLLGRIRTALGAEIDIRGLFEASTPALLAPFVDTAPPVPPAPSAVPGNASGTLPVSHAQHRLWFLDRIGAGAAYNLPMLVRLRGPVDPAALDDALARVAERHEVLRTVFEESDGSPVRRVLSGAAARPPFRHLRIAEESMDREIEREARHRFDLRAELPVRATLFTAREHPDEHALLVLVHHIAGDGWSLRPLFRDLSRAYEARARGADAAGLPPLTVQYAEHARHQLDRLGSPSDPHALAARQLTYWHKELDGLPAGGPLLPRRAGRPAVPGPDARVVVRRLDAAAHARVVESARARGATLFMALHAALATVLVRAGADEDLAIGAPVAGRAGDGSVEDVVGFFVNMLVLRTDLSGDPTAAEVLARVRETDLAAFSHQDVPFEDVVGALNPPRSPGRQPFTDVVLALQNNARAEVTLPGAEHGVEVVRTGAARFELLVDVTDSTSDQGAPDGLTLTFEYRGEALEAEFVQWLADALPQALEAAATAPDTPLSGLGLTGPPRRAGENDRIVAPARHRATAQRTMTALERETAAVWCEVLGVPSAGPDDDFFALGGNSLRAVRAVARLGAGRQVTVAQLFAAPTVAAFAAELERAVALPAPAAASPIPRRPRVPRRPQPQTQPSRKQEEWQWTSV, encoded by the coding sequence ATGAGGTGCGTGCATGAACTGTTCGAGGAGCAGGCGGCACGGACGCCCGGCGCGACAGCGCTGATCCACGGCGGCGAACGGATCGACTACGCCGGACTCGACGAGCGGGCGGCCCGGTTGGCGGGTCTGCTGGCCGCGCGGGGCATCCGGGCCGGCGACACGGTCGGCGTGTACCTGGAGCGCTCCACCGCGCTCGTCGTGACGGTGCTCGGCATCCTCAAGGCCGGAGCCGGGTACGTGATGCTGGACCCCGGCTTCCCCGCCGAACGACTGCGCGCGATGGCCGAGGACGCGGGGGCCGCCCTGGTCGTCTCGGCCCGCGACGCCGCGCCCGGGATGCTCGACGTGGCGCAGGTGCACATCGAGGACGTACACGGGGCGCAGCCACTGCCGCGCGGCGCCGTCCCGGTCCGGCCCGACGACATCGCCTGCGTGATGTTCACCTCCGGATCGACCGGGCGGCCGAAGGGCATCGCCTCGACGCACCACGCGCTCACGGCCACCCTCACCGGACAGACCTTCGCGTCCTTCGGCCCCGGCGCGGTCTGGCTCCAGTGCGCGCCGCTGTCCTGGGACGCGTTCGCCCTGGAGCTGTGGGGGCCGCTCATGAACGGCGGGACCTGCGTCCTGCACCCCGGGCAGCGGCCCGAGCCGTTCGTGATGGCACGGCTCGTCGCCGAGCACGGCATCACCTCCATGTACCTCTCGGCGTCCCTCTTCAACGTCATCGTCGACGAGTACCCGCAGGTGATGGACGGACTGCGGGAACTCGTGGTGGGCGGCGAGGCCCTGTCCGCGCCGCACGCGGCCCGCGCCCTGGAGCGCCGGCCGGACCTGCGGCTGAGCAACGGCTACGGCCCCGTCGAGTGCATGATCTTCCTGACCGTCCACCCGGTGAGCGCCGCCGAGCTCGGCGCGGGCCCGGTGCCGATCGGCCGTCCGCTGGCGGGCAAGCGGCTGCACATCCTCGACGAGGAGCTCCGTCCGGTGCCGGACGGCCGCACCGGTGAGATCTACGCCGCCGGGGCGGGCGTCGCCCGTGACTACCGGGGACGGCCCGCGCTGACCGCCGAACGCTTCGTCGCGGCCCCGTCCGGTGAGCGCGTCTACCGCACCGGGGACCTCGGGCGACGACGCGCCGACGGGGTCCTCGAATATCTGGGCCGGGCCGACAGCCAGGTGAAGATCCGGGGCTTCAGGGTGGAGCCGGGCGAGGTCGAGAGCGTACTGGCCCGGCACCCCGGCATCGACCGGGCGGCGGTCGTCGCCCACGAGCACCCGGCGGGCGACCGCCAGCTGACCGCGTACGTCGTGCCGCGCGGCAGCGCCCGACAGGACTTCCGGGAAGCGGAGTTGCGCGCCTACGCCCGCGGCGTGCTGGCCGACTACCTCGTCCCGGCGGTCTTCGTACCGGTGGACGCGCTGCCACTGACCCCCAGCGGAAAGCTGGACCGGGCCGCCCTCCCGGAGCCCGGACCCGCGACGGCCCCCGCCGGCCGGGCGTCGGTGAGCGGCACCGTGGCCGCGCTGTGCGAGCTCTTCGCCCAGGTGCTGCACACCGACCGGGTCGGCCCGGACGACGACTTCTTCGCCCTCGGCGGCCATTCCCTGCTCGCCGCCCGGCTGCTGGGCCGGATCCGTACCGCGCTCGGCGCCGAGATCGACATCCGCGGGCTCTTCGAGGCGTCCACCCCGGCGCTCCTCGCCCCGTTCGTCGACACCGCTCCACCGGTGCCCCCCGCGCCGAGTGCCGTGCCCGGGAACGCTTCCGGGACGCTCCCGGTGTCGCACGCGCAGCACCGGCTGTGGTTCCTGGACCGGATCGGGGCCGGTGCCGCGTACAACCTGCCGATGCTGGTCCGGCTCCGGGGCCCGGTCGATCCGGCCGCGCTGGACGACGCCCTGGCCCGGGTCGCCGAGCGTCACGAAGTGCTCCGCACCGTCTTCGAGGAGTCCGACGGATCCCCCGTACGACGGGTGCTGAGCGGGGCTGCCGCGCGGCCGCCCTTCCGGCACCTGCGGATCGCCGAGGAGTCGATGGACCGGGAGATCGAGCGGGAGGCCCGCCACCGCTTCGACCTGCGTGCCGAACTCCCGGTACGAGCAACCCTGTTCACCGCCCGGGAGCACCCGGACGAGCACGCGCTCCTGGTGCTGGTCCATCACATCGCCGGCGACGGGTGGTCCCTGCGGCCGCTCTTCCGCGATCTGTCCCGCGCCTACGAGGCACGGGCCCGGGGCGCGGACGCGGCCGGACTCCCCCCGCTCACCGTCCAGTACGCGGAGCACGCCCGTCACCAGCTCGACCGGCTCGGCTCACCGTCCGACCCGCACGCGCTCGCCGCCCGCCAGCTCACGTACTGGCACAAGGAACTGGACGGGCTGCCGGCCGGCGGTCCGCTGCTGCCTCGCCGCGCCGGGCGTCCCGCCGTACCCGGTCCGGACGCGCGGGTCGTGGTGCGCCGGCTCGACGCGGCGGCCCACGCCCGGGTGGTCGAATCGGCCCGCGCCCGGGGCGCCACCCTCTTCATGGCCCTGCACGCCGCGCTGGCCACCGTGCTGGTACGGGCCGGTGCGGACGAGGACCTGGCGATCGGCGCCCCGGTGGCCGGACGCGCCGGGGACGGCAGCGTCGAGGACGTCGTCGGGTTCTTCGTCAACATGCTGGTGCTGCGCACCGATCTGTCCGGGGACCCCACCGCGGCCGAAGTGCTCGCCCGGGTACGGGAGACGGACCTCGCCGCGTTCAGCCACCAGGACGTGCCGTTCGAGGACGTGGTCGGCGCCCTCAACCCACCGCGCTCCCCCGGCCGTCAGCCGTTCACCGACGTGGTCCTGGCGCTCCAGAACAACGCGCGGGCCGAGGTCACGTTGCCCGGTGCCGAACACGGCGTCGAGGTCGTGCGCACCGGCGCCGCCCGGTTCGAACTCCTGGTGGACGTCACGGACTCCACCTCGGACCAGGGCGCACCGGACGGGCTGACGCTGACGTTCGAGTACCGCGGGGAGGCCCTCGAAGCGGAGTTCGTCCAGTGGCTCGCGGACGCCCTCCCGCAGGCCCTGGAGGCGGCCGCGACCGCCCCCGACACGCCCCTGTCGGGGCTGGGCCTCACCGGGCCGCCCCGGCGGGCCGGTGAGAACGACCGGATCGTGGCACCGGCCCGGCACCGCGCCACCGCCCAGCGCACGATGACCGCGCTGGAACGGGAGACCGCCGCCGTGTGGTGCGAGGTCCTCGGCGTGCCGAGCGCGGGTCCGGACGACGACTTCTTCGCTCTCGGCGGCAACTCCCTGCGCGCGGTGCGCGCCGTGGCCCGGCTCGGCGCCGGACGGCAGGTGACCGTGGCCCAGCTGTTCGCCGCGCCCACGGTCGCCGCCTTCGCCGCCGAGCTGGAACGGGCGGTCGCCCTGCCCGCCCCCGCCGCCGCTTCCCCCATCCCGCGCCGTCCCCGGGTGCCGCGGCGTCCGCAACCCCAGACCCAGCCCAGCAGAAAGCAGGAGGAGTGGCAGTGGACCTCAGTGTGA